In Heyndrickxia vini, the sequence CATTTGCAAAATCCATAGATCCAATACGGGTAACTTGAATGATAGCTGCTACAGAAACGAGTACGCCCATTAGCGCATATACACGCACTTTTACCTTGTCTACATTGACACCGGAAAGCATGGCCGATCGTTCATTCGATCCTACAGCAATGATTTGTCTTCCAAAAACAGTTCGTTTAGACACATAGTAAAGAATGTAGATAATTATTGCCCAATAAATAATTGGCATAATCATATAATTGCCAATTGAGAAGTTTGAGATTTGAAGGAACTCCTTCGGTACAATCGGATTATACCCTTGCATGTATTGCTGTGTAACACTTCGGAAAATCATCATCGCACCTAATGTTGTAATAAATGGGGGTGTCTTTCCTTTGGTGATTGTCACACCTATCAACATACCTAATAAATAGCCGAATACTAATACTAAGAGAATGGTAATTGCAAATGCAGGTATTCCCGAGATTCCTAGATTACCTAAAATACCACGTGCACCAGTATCTAGAAGGATCATTGAAAAAGCACCTGTAGCTACCAAAGTCGATCCTACTGATAAATCAATTCCAGCCGTCATAATGACTAAAGTCATGCCTAATGCGATGATTCCAATCCCTGCATTGTTCCTAAGGATATTAATCCAATTGTTTAACCACGAATGAAACCAGCTGCCGAAAGAATCATAATCAAAACCTAAAACTAGTGTTTGCAGGATTACCATAATTAAGAACGCTATGGCCGTGCTAAAGAGCGGATTATTTGTCCATTTATCCTTCAACCATTCAAAAAAGTGTTTATTTCTTTCTGCCACCATATTCATCCTCTCATCCCCCTCTCTTTACTTAAGATAGATGTCCACCCGTCGCAAGATTCATAATCGTATGTTCTTTCATTGATCTTCCCGTAACCTCACCTTGAATCACCCCATGGTACATGACAAGTGCCCGATCACATATACGGATAATTTCCTGCCCTTCACTTGAAAGTACAACAATGGCAATGTTTTCTTCTGCAAGTTTCAAAATGATATCATAAATATCTTCCTTCGCCCCTACGTCGACCCCTTGGGTAGGGTTGTCTAATATAAGCAGTTTAGGTCCGGCCGAAAGCCATTTGGCTAAAACAACCTTTTGCTGATTCCCTCCGGAAAGACTAGTAATGCTCTCTGTTATCTTCCCCATCTTAATTCTTAAGGCTGATCGTTGTTTTTCGAAGTTTGCTGCAAGTTTTTTAGTCTGTATAACCCCTCTTTTTGAAAATTTGGGCCATGTGGATATGGAGGCGTTTTCAAAGATATTCATATCCTTAATGATTCCATTTTCTTTCCTATTCGCAGGAAGATAAGCAATCCCTTCATTGATTGCCTGTGTTGTATTAGTAATCTTCACTTCTTTTCCATGTAAGAAAATTTTACCGGAAGTGACTTTTTCCGCTCCAAAAATAGACTGAAAGAGTTCGCTTCGTCCGTCTCCTAGAAGACCAGTAACTCCAAGAATTTCACCCGCTTTTATCGAAAAGCTAATATTTCGAAATGTATGGCGATATGTAAGTCCCTCTACACGCAAAACTTCCTTTCCTAGCGTTTTCTCTCGTAAAAGTGGTTCCGTTCTCACATCATGCCCCACCATGAAACGGGCTAGATCATCAGTAGTTACTTCATCAACCTTTCCTTCATTCACTAGTTGACCATCCCGGAGTACGATGTACCTTTCGCAAACTTGCATGATTTCATTAAGTTTATGGGAAATAAAAATAATCCCGACATTATTGTCTTTCAACGTTTTCATCATCGTAAAAACTCGTTCAATTTCCTGATACGTTAACGAGGTGGTAGGCTCATCCATAATGATAATTGATGCTTTCATCATCATTGCCCGGCATATCTCAACAATTTGTTTATAGGAAGCATCTATATCACGAACCATCGTTTTAGGATTTAGCTTTACATTCATTTGTCTAAACACTTCTTCTGTTTCTTGAATCATTCTTTCGAGGTCAAGTCTTCCTCGCTTACTTTTTAGTTCTCTACCAAGAAACATGTTTTCATATATCGGCAAATCATTGATAAGATTAAGTTCCTGATGAATGAAGGCAATACCAGCCTCTTGAGAATGTGCTGGCGTGTTAAACTCTACTTTTTTCTCATCAATGAAGATTGCCCCTGCATCCATTTGATGAACGCCACCCAGTATGTTCATTAATGTTGACTTTCCCGCTCCATTTTCACCCAATAAAGCGCAAATTTCGCCGCCTTTTAATGTGAAAGACACATCTTTCAACACATTATTGCTCCCAAAAGACTTTCTAATATTTTTCATCTCAATATTCATAACATCACCTTCAATCTTTGTTAAAAGAGAGGCTATAGCTATGCCATAACCCCTCATATGGATCGTGCACGTATGGGTATGATTTTCTGCCTTTTCCTTCTCGCATCTTCATTTTTAACATGTTTCGTAGATTAGTATGGTGAATTCTCATCAAGAAAGTCTTTATAATTGTCTTTGTCGACAATCGTTGTAGGGATAATTGTTTCCTTCGAAACCTCTTCACCATTTAGAAGTTTAAGGGCTACGTCAACGGCGTCTTTTACCATCGCAGGGCTGTAAAGGGCTGATTCGATCCAAAGATTTTTATTTTCCGGCATCATCTTAAAGTATTCCTGCATTCCGCCTCCACCAGTAACAACCTTAATATCTTTTCTTCCTGCTTCTTTAATGGCTTGCAGGACGCCGACGGACGTTTCGTCATCCATTGAATAAACGGCATCTATCTTTGCGTTCTTTGTTAAAATATCAGCAAAATCCTTTAATCCATCTTCTCTTGTAAATTTTGTTGCATACGTAAGAATCTTCATATCAGGTGCAATTTCAGAAAGCGTTTTAACAAATCCCTCTTTTCTCAGTTCGGAAACAGATCCTGATGAAGGTACCTCAAGAACAGCTACATTCCCTTCCTTGCCGACTTTGTCTACAATATACTTTGCACCTTGGATTCCCATATCCTTGTTGTCGCCGGCAACCCGATAGACGCCATCGACATCGATTTTAATATCAAAATTTACAATCTTGATTCCTGCATCGAGTGCCTGTTGTATTGGTACTTCCATTCCTTCCCATTGTGGGAAAGCGACTATTGCTTCTGCTCCCCATGTTTTTAAATCATCTAATTGGGAAGTCATTTCTTCGGCATTATTACTTGTTTGAATTTTGTACTCGATCTTGTCGGAGAGTTCTTTTGCACGAGCTTCAGCATTGTAGGCAACCGCAGCAACCCAGCCATGTGTAACAGCCGGTGCTAGAATACCAATCTTGTGTTTTTTCGTATCCTTTGTGCCCTTGTCATCTTTATCATCACTTGCGCTTTTAGAATTGCATGCACTTAGTAGTGGCACAATCATTAAAACGAGCAACAACATTACAGATACTGCCTTTTTCATGAAGATATCCCCCTTTAGTAT encodes:
- a CDS encoding ABC transporter permease, which encodes MNMVAERNKHFFEWLKDKWTNNPLFSTAIAFLIMVILQTLVLGFDYDSFGSWFHSWLNNWINILRNNAGIGIIALGMTLVIMTAGIDLSVGSTLVATGAFSMILLDTGARGILGNLGISGIPAFAITILLVLVFGYLLGMLIGVTITKGKTPPFITTLGAMMIFRSVTQQYMQGYNPIVPKEFLQISNFSIGNYMIMPIIYWAIIIYILYYVSKRTVFGRQIIAVGSNERSAMLSGVNVDKVKVRVYALMGVLVSVAAIIQVTRIGSMDFANAGRGMEMDAIAAAVVGGTSLMGGRGIIMGTVFGMLIIAVMNNLLNLFGVPPFLREAFKGLIVIGAVLLQRKEKIA
- a CDS encoding sugar ABC transporter ATP-binding protein — protein: MNIEMKNIRKSFGSNNVLKDVSFTLKGGEICALLGENGAGKSTLMNILGGVHQMDAGAIFIDEKKVEFNTPAHSQEAGIAFIHQELNLINDLPIYENMFLGRELKSKRGRLDLERMIQETEEVFRQMNVKLNPKTMVRDIDASYKQIVEICRAMMMKASIIIMDEPTTSLTYQEIERVFTMMKTLKDNNVGIIFISHKLNEIMQVCERYIVLRDGQLVNEGKVDEVTTDDLARFMVGHDVRTEPLLREKTLGKEVLRVEGLTYRHTFRNISFSIKAGEILGVTGLLGDGRSELFQSIFGAEKVTSGKIFLHGKEVKITNTTQAINEGIAYLPANRKENGIIKDMNIFENASISTWPKFSKRGVIQTKKLAANFEKQRSALRIKMGKITESITSLSGGNQQKVVLAKWLSAGPKLLILDNPTQGVDVGAKEDIYDIILKLAEENIAIVVLSSEGQEIIRICDRALVMYHGVIQGEVTGRSMKEHTIMNLATGGHLS
- a CDS encoding ABC transporter substrate-binding protein — its product is MKKAVSVMLLLVLMIVPLLSACNSKSASDDKDDKGTKDTKKHKIGILAPAVTHGWVAAVAYNAEARAKELSDKIEYKIQTSNNAEEMTSQLDDLKTWGAEAIVAFPQWEGMEVPIQQALDAGIKIVNFDIKIDVDGVYRVAGDNKDMGIQGAKYIVDKVGKEGNVAVLEVPSSGSVSELRKEGFVKTLSEIAPDMKILTYATKFTREDGLKDFADILTKNAKIDAVYSMDDETSVGVLQAIKEAGRKDIKVVTGGGGMQEYFKMMPENKNLWIESALYSPAMVKDAVDVALKLLNGEEVSKETIIPTTIVDKDNYKDFLDENSPY